The DNA window CCGCCGGGCTCCTGGCCGTACCCGACGACGGTGACCCCGTGGTTCAGCTTGGTCCCGCACGGCCCGTTGTAGACGCCCTTcctgtagtgctggaagttggCCCCGCCGGCCTCGATGGACACGGCCACCGGCTGCGCCGCCACGGCGTtcgccagcgccgcctcgcTCCGGGTGGCCACGCGGCGGAGCCCCGCGATGCTCACCGCGTTGTGCGAGAGCTTGGCCCTGTCGCAGTCTCCCGTGGCCGCCGTGTACGGGTAGTCGTCCTCCGTGGTGATGCCGCCGTTGTCGGCGATCCACCGCAGCGCGCGGTAGCTGATGCCGCCGTCGCAGCCTTCGTCCAGCGTGTCGCAAtccaccagctcctgctccGACAGGGACACCAGCTTCCCCGTCCGGATCTGGTAGATGCTCTCGACCACCGCCACCGTCGAGAAGGCCCAGCACGACCCTGCACGATCCGATGACCCAGCAACCGATTCAGAACAAGATGGCTCATGGCTGCCAGTAACCAACAATCCATGGGGAGCACATGCAAGCATGTGGGTAGCGGAGGCCGGAGGGacaagcatgcatgcatgtgttaGCTTAAGCTTTCCGACAGCTGAGCATTAATTGGTGAGCAAATTAATGATGCCAGGTTGGAATGATGATTGGTACCGCATCGGCCTTGGTTCTTCACCGGCGTGACGGCGCCGCTGTCGCGCCAgtcgacgctcgccggcgcgcCGTCGGACACGTTCGCGTACGCAGGCAGCCGGCGGCCCGCGTCGACCGGCCCCGCGCGCGTGGTGATCACCGCCGGCgcgtcctcgtcgtcctcgtccGCGTACAGCGGTGGCGGCGCCGTGTACATGGCCGCGAACTCCTGGTTGGTGAGGTCGGTGAAGGCCGTCTCGCCGAGCTCGTACGTGAGCCCTGCCGCCGCGGCCTCGGCGTTGGTGGCCTCGATGTAGGCCACGTTGCGCGCGTACACCCGGAACCGGCGCCGCTCCTCCGCGGCCGTGGCGTAGGACCGGTTGTACTCCGCCTTCCAACGCCGGAACCGCTCCTCCATCACCgggctgccggcggcggcggcgcgcccaCCGTGGACCGTCGCCGCCGGCAAGCCGCAGCAGCCGTggaggaggacggcgagcaGCAGGAGGAGCGCGCGTTTGGAGGAGGACGCCATGGGTGACATGGGCTAGCCGGCCGGCCTAGCTAACCCCGGTGGTTTGCGCTTGCAGTGGCAGGATGAGACAAATGATTGGGATGTGGAATAATAATTCATAAATGTGTGGTGCTGAGATGGATATACGTGTAGGATTGTGAGTGGAGAGGGGATGGACAAGTCAAGCCATGCTGCAGCTGCTTGAGCTTGAgtgaaagagagagagagagtctgTCAGTCAGTCAGACACCGTGTGATTCAgagtgtgttcgtttcctgaggtctaaagtttagagggatCGCATCAGAGAGAATCTTAttatttaaaagtattaaataaagtctaattataaaactaattgcagaaccccagtgctaattcgcgagacgaatctaatgaggtatattggtccatgattagcggatgattactgtagcatcactgtggcaaattatggattaattaggttcattaaatttgtctcgcaaattagcactcatctgtgcaaaaagttttgtaattagactttatttaatatttctaaatgacaagattctctttgatgtgatgggtctaaaatttagagcgCAGGAAACAAACACGCTCTCACATCTGAAATCCAACGCTACTATTCCTCGCCGCTTGGGTGGTGTGGGGGTCAAGCTGCTGCAGTGCAGCGGCGAACCGTCCAGCTCGTGCTCCTTCCTGATACCATCTGTTCATGTGGTTGACTTTTTTTTTATCTCAACTGCTGCTTGTCAATTCAGGCGCAGAAACTTACCTTTATTATCGCAGTTATGTCGTACCAGGAACTAAAAGTGTGTTTGAACATGCTAAAGTTAAATTCTAAACTTTAGCGTATATTAGCACTCATCCTCCTGCTAAAGTTCGTGAGTCTTGATTAAAATTTGGCCTACTTTATTAGCACTCCCGTTTGGATAGAGTAGTCCTAACGTTGTTCGGTCTACGTTATTAGCATTCCCGTTTGAATAGAATAGTACTAAACTTTAGTATTTTTTGATATTAgtatttggatccaaacatccTCCTAATTTCTGAATCCGAATGCTCTCGTCACTTTAGTCAATTTTTGTGCTACTTTTTTATCCCCAACCGGAAGCCGGGGAATCTAGCCCGGCCAAAGCACGGCACAACCCGATCCGTGTAATGCGGCTTCATGCCATGCTTGGCTGCTCCGTTGGCCCGTGAGTCGTCACGGCACGACCCGATTATTGGTTGATACAGCTAGATCGGCTAGGCTCATGTAAGCGCTAGGTATAAGTGAAAATCAGCACTGTCCAGTTTCTCCTCTTGGTCTTCATCTAAGTGGGCGGTGACCGGCACGCGGatgcggccggcggccggcgcttGAGCGAGAAGTCGTGGCCAACGCAGGACGGCCGGGCTGGCACGGCACGGTTAAACCACCATCCTATCATTCCTGGGCCACCGTCTCAGCGTGTTGATGAGCACGGCATGGCACGACACGGCACGGCATGGGTTAGTGGATCATGCCTGATCAGGCCATGCCGAACCGTGCTATGCGCAATCAGGCTCGTGCCGTGCCATCCGGTTAGCATCTATACCTCAAAATAATATATTACCAGTTTGTCATGTCTATTCTGCTCCTCTCTAGAGCCATACCTGACTGGTGTGGTTCGGTTCCTCAGTGGAAATACCTGAACTGGAGATGTGAACATGTTAGGATCGAAGCTCATATACTGTACAGCACATTAATGAAAGTGAAATACACTGACATGAAAATTTGGGTACACTACGGTACAATAAAGATACAGTACAGCTTGAATCTAAGCAAGACCTACTGTTCCAAAAATACCCCACTGGGGCTGAGTAACGAGTGGATAACTCTGTGGCTCCCCGTCGCGTCGCTCCCGCAAGGCGATCGGAGGGCTCCCTCGTGCCGCCGCATCTAGCCCCCGCCGCCTCCccactccccccccccccccccgcgccgtcACCCGAGCATGTCTCCGGAAGCTCGGCGGCCGGCAAGGAAGGCGACGGTGGGGCGAATCGGGCGGTGGGGTACTCGGGCGCCGGGGCGGGACGGCGCAAGGGGCCCATGGCCGAGTGGCGCACCGGAGCTTCGTCGGATGTGCCATGGGATCTGCCGCCCCTGGCCTCTCCGGCATGTGAggtgcggcggcgcgtggcggcggcgctgcccgaTGGCGAGTCCGGTGGCGGCCTCGATGCGGGtcgtgaggaggaggaggaggagcccggctgcgcacgccggcgacgcgGTCATCGACGAGGAGGTGGAGGGGCAGTGGCGCGCAATGGCTGACAATGTGGCTAACCgacggcgagcgcggcggccgCGCTACTCTGGCTTCAGGAGTGCACCGTGTACAGGTCGTGCGCAGCGGAGGTGAAAGTACGTGGCATGGTGATTGGAGGCGCGGTGGCAGCACCGTCCCAGTTGGGTTGCCGTGGCTGTGGCCCAGGAGTGCCGAGCCGTGCGCATGCAAGGGGGTTGGGATGCTCTGGGTGAAAGCTCTTGCTAGCATTCTTGCCAGCGGATATGACAGCGGCGCCTAGGGCATCGTTCTCCCTACTGGCGGCGTCATGTTGGAGATACAACCCTGTTGCATGGGGTTCCCTAGGTGAAAATACTATTCAGTTCTTGGACGAGCGATAGCGGCGCCTTTGGCGTCGTTCCCTCCTTAGAGGCGTCATCTCTAGAGAACCAACTCGGCTTTTGCATTGCTGGTCCTTGGTCATGGATGGCAACAATCGGCGATGGCAAGTCCGCCGCGTGGCAAGCTGGGCGTGTGTTGCTGAGCCCATGGGGAGGCGTTCGTGGTTATGGTAGCGGCAGAAGGTTGTCGCATGTTTGTTGTTTGTGGCTGCTTGCAGCGGACCACAGTGGCTGGCGTTGATTGGCAACGGTCAATACGGTGTGGGACTGCGCCGGAGGATGGCGCTTATGGCATCGTCATCATGGGATGACTTGGCTTGCAACGGACCGTGGTGAGTCGCTCAGCTGGGCTGGGCTACCTGGTGCTGTATGTCGTCGGAAGATGGCGCAAGCGACTGCTCTGGCTCTTTGAC is part of the Panicum hallii strain FIL2 chromosome 2, PHallii_v3.1, whole genome shotgun sequence genome and encodes:
- the LOC112879330 gene encoding ervatamin-B-like; amino-acid sequence: MSPMASSSKRALLLLLAVLLHGCCGLPAATVHGGRAAAAGSPVMEERFRRWKAEYNRSYATAAEERRRFRVYARNVAYIEATNAEAAAAGLTYELGETAFTDLTNQEFAAMYTAPPPLYADEDDEDAPAVITTRAGPVDAGRRLPAYANVSDGAPASVDWRDSGAVTPVKNQGRCGSCWAFSTVAVVESIYQIRTGKLVSLSEQELVDCDTLDEGCDGGISYRALRWIADNGGITTEDDYPYTAATGDCDRAKLSHNAVSIAGLRRVATRSEAALANAVAAQPVAVSIEAGGANFQHYRKGVYNGPCGTKLNHGVTVVGYGQEPGGGDRYWIVKNSWGEGWGDGGYIRMRKDVAGKPEGLCGIAIRPSYPLM